From Campylobacter concisus, a single genomic window includes:
- a CDS encoding DNA-directed RNA polymerase subunit omega has product MRTEQITARALKQVGDDRYKLSLIVAKRAEALANGAQTFVNADTSKMKFADIALLEVAEGKIGLEAIVEGK; this is encoded by the coding sequence ATGAGAACAGAACAAATAACAGCAAGAGCGTTAAAGCAAGTTGGTGATGATAGATATAAGCTTTCACTTATAGTTGCAAAGCGTGCAGAAGCACTGGCAAATGGAGCTCAAACTTTTGTTAATGCTGATACTTCAAAGATGAAATTTGCTGACATTGCGCTACTTGAAGTAGCTGAGGGCAAAATAGGCTTAGAGGCAATAGTTGAAGGAAAATAG
- a CDS encoding ABC transporter ATP-binding protein, producing MQEIISARNLSLAYERDEIVINSVNLDIYANDFVFITGKSGSGKSTLLKSFYGEISPLAGELNVCMTQMDDIDDKRLCELRQRVGIIFQNYRLINEWNVERNVMLPLIIKGINQNVSKKQVAKLLKHVNMLHKADKYPMELSGGEQQRVAMARALAHNPNLLLCDEPTGNLDEYSSDVIWSLLKSAREFLGTSVVVVTHHIPSTLRIPYRHFVIENGGVHEIA from the coding sequence ATGCAAGAGATAATTAGTGCAAGAAATTTGAGCCTAGCTTATGAACGCGATGAAATCGTAATTAATAGCGTAAATTTAGATATTTATGCAAATGATTTTGTCTTTATCACAGGCAAGAGTGGAAGTGGAAAAAGCACGCTTTTAAAATCATTTTATGGAGAAATTTCACCCCTTGCTGGAGAGCTAAATGTCTGCATGACACAAATGGATGACATCGACGATAAAAGACTTTGTGAGCTTAGGCAGCGAGTTGGCATTATATTTCAAAATTATCGTTTGATAAATGAATGGAATGTCGAAAGAAACGTCATGTTGCCACTCATCATCAAAGGCATCAATCAAAATGTGAGTAAAAAGCAAGTAGCGAAGCTTTTAAAACATGTAAATATGCTTCATAAAGCTGATAAATATCCAATGGAGCTAAGCGGTGGTGAGCAGCAAAGAGTAGCGATGGCAAGGGCTTTGGCTCACAATCCAAATTTGCTCTTATGCGACGAGCCAACGGGAAATTTAGACGAATACTCAAGCGACGTAATCTGGTCGCTTCTAAAATCAGCCAGAGAATTTCTAGGCACAAGCGTCGTCGTGGTGACGCATCACATCCCATCGACGCTTCGCATCCCATACCGCCACTTCGTCATAGAAAATGGAGGCGTGCATGAGATCGCTTAA
- a CDS encoding rod shape-determining protein RodA — MIKLDRRILTHFDFIQPFLIIPIIAISYILVSEANDILANKQLVYFGIGFVSFFIAFLLPIRRIDWIIPMFYWICIVLLLSVDIFGVSKLGARRWLEIPFVHFTLQPSELMKPAFLLMLAYLVKQRPPEADGYGLKDFLRLSFYILLPFALIMKEPDLGTALILLIVGYTILFVIGVNKKIWICIILAIGFLAPVLYENLHDYQKKRIHDFIAEEPSYHVKQSIIAIGSGGLKGKPKDEATQTHFKFLPIATSDFIFAYNIERFGFYGALLLLGLYGALITHLLSLNYGLKNDYFTQVTTTGIAALIFVYVGVNVSMTIGFAPVVGVPLPFFSYGGSSFVTFMVLFGILQNLLTFRFDRTYSFIKIHF, encoded by the coding sequence TTGATAAAACTAGATCGGCGTATTTTAACACATTTTGATTTTATTCAGCCGTTTTTAATCATCCCAATCATAGCCATCTCATACATCCTAGTTTCCGAAGCAAACGACATTTTGGCAAACAAACAGCTTGTATATTTTGGCATAGGATTTGTCTCATTTTTCATAGCATTTTTGCTGCCTATTAGGCGCATAGACTGGATCATTCCGATGTTTTACTGGATCTGCATCGTGCTGCTTTTAAGCGTTGATATCTTTGGCGTTAGCAAGCTTGGAGCTAGGCGTTGGCTGGAAATTCCCTTCGTTCACTTCACGCTTCAGCCCTCAGAGCTCATGAAGCCAGCCTTTTTGCTGATGCTAGCCTATCTCGTCAAGCAGCGCCCGCCAGAGGCCGATGGATACGGGCTAAAAGACTTTTTAAGGCTTAGTTTTTACATCCTTTTGCCTTTTGCGCTCATCATGAAAGAGCCAGATCTTGGCACCGCGCTCATACTTTTGATAGTTGGCTACACCATCCTTTTTGTAATCGGCGTAAATAAGAAAATTTGGATATGTATCATCCTTGCCATAGGCTTTTTGGCGCCGGTTTTGTATGAAAATTTGCATGATTATCAAAAAAAGAGGATCCACGACTTCATCGCCGAAGAGCCAAGCTATCACGTAAAGCAAAGTATCATTGCCATAGGTAGCGGCGGGCTAAAAGGCAAGCCAAAGGACGAGGCAACGCAGACGCACTTTAAATTTTTGCCAATCGCCACAAGTGACTTCATCTTTGCTTATAATATCGAGCGTTTTGGCTTTTATGGGGCGCTGCTTTTGCTGGGGCTTTATGGAGCGCTTATAACACATCTTTTAAGTTTAAATTACGGCCTAAAAAACGACTATTTTACACAAGTTACCACCACGGGGATTGCTGCACTTATTTTCGTTTATGTGGGTGTAAATGTCTCAATGACGATCGGTTTTGCACCAGTTGTAGGTGTGCCGCTACCATTTTTTAGCTATGGCGGAAGCAGCTTTGTTACATTTATGGTGCTTTTTGGAATTTTGCAAAATTTGCTAACTTTTAGATTTGATAGAACTTATAGCTTTATAAAAATTCACTTCTAA
- a CDS encoding tRNA (guanine(46)-N(7))-methyltransferase: protein MPNFIASSLKELSFPFGNDKVKFLWQANGRNERLIYTKNEEESFFLVVKPGKNGIVVKGEKLTKPAKVGLLQEALELFKEQNCNNVISQAFAVKKTNLTKKVSEILSLEEFVPAFCELKDKFKEIFIEIGFGSGRHLLYQAKNNPNALVIGIEVYKPSIEQVAKLAKANDLENVRLINTDARLLLSLVGSNLVDRVFLHFPVPWDKAEHRRVVSSAFALECERILKVGGKFELRSDSKEYCDFSLSKFLEPTNSKIEAFKNRNLEVTSKYEDRWRRQDKDIYDVIYTCEVESSESVLAGDFSFKEKTNVKNIIKNFKNFIIKKEDHFLHFEEIYTISGVEILLKVAFGAFNKPEQCFIKISDEKSEYFIKKPILIRENLAAHELLKEYLADARDN from the coding sequence ATGCCAAATTTCATAGCTTCGTCTTTAAAAGAGCTCTCATTTCCATTTGGTAATGACAAAGTCAAATTTCTTTGGCAGGCAAATGGGCGAAACGAGAGGCTTATCTACACAAAAAATGAAGAAGAGAGTTTTTTTCTAGTCGTAAAACCCGGTAAAAATGGCATCGTCGTAAAAGGTGAAAAGCTTACAAAGCCAGCTAAAGTTGGTCTTTTGCAAGAGGCACTTGAGCTTTTTAAAGAGCAAAATTGCAATAATGTAATCAGTCAAGCATTTGCCGTAAAAAAGACAAATTTGACTAAAAAAGTGAGTGAAATTTTAAGCCTTGAAGAATTTGTGCCAGCATTTTGCGAGCTAAAAGATAAATTTAAAGAGATTTTCATCGAGATCGGCTTTGGTTCTGGTAGACACTTGCTTTATCAAGCTAAAAACAATCCAAATGCTTTGGTTATAGGCATTGAAGTCTATAAACCAAGTATCGAGCAAGTAGCAAAGTTAGCCAAGGCAAATGACCTAGAAAACGTGCGTCTAATAAACACTGACGCCAGACTTTTACTCTCTCTCGTTGGCTCAAATTTAGTTGATAGAGTCTTTTTGCATTTTCCAGTGCCTTGGGATAAGGCTGAGCATAGACGTGTGGTTTCGTCGGCGTTTGCGCTTGAGTGCGAGAGGATACTAAAAGTTGGTGGTAAATTTGAGCTAAGGAGTGATAGCAAGGAGTATTGCGACTTTAGTTTGAGTAAATTTTTAGAGCCCACAAACTCAAAGATAGAGGCTTTTAAAAATAGAAATTTAGAAGTAACAAGCAAGTATGAAGATCGCTGGAGACGCCAAGATAAGGACATTTACGATGTCATTTATACTTGTGAGGTTGAAAGTAGTGAGAGCGTTTTGGCTGGGGATTTTAGCTTTAAAGAAAAGACAAACGTAAAAAATATCATTAAAAATTTTAAAAATTTCATCATCAAAAAAGAGGATCATTTTTTACATTTTGAGGAAATTTACACCATAAGTGGGGTTGAAATTTTGCTAAAAGTCGCCTTTGGAGCGTTTAACAAACCAGAGCAGTGTTTTATCAAAATAAGCGATGAGAAAAGCGAATATTTTATAAAAAAACCGATCTTAATACGTGAAAATTTAGCAGCACACGAGCTTTTAAAGGAGTATTTGGCTGATGCAAGAGATAATTAG
- a CDS encoding 2-nitropropane dioxygenase: protein MELKPLKIGKYEIKYPIFQGGMGLGISWDKLAGSVSLEGGLGIISSVGTGYYENRKFINKELNAKPLGSENFYSTRGLRAIIENARKICGDLPLGVNIMYAANDYARVVKDACEAGINIIVSGAGLPTNLPEFTQNFKEVALVPIISSAKALKIICKRWLQRYDRLPDAVVLEGPLSGGHQGFTYEQCLDPEFSLFNLIPQVKAEIKEWGDFPLIAAGGIWDKNDIEKAISLGADGVQMGTRFIGTHECDADIGFKEVILAAEEKDIELIKSPVGYPARGIRTNLINLVEKRMGPKIQCISNCVSPCQRGKGAKEVGYCIADRLFDSFSGKKETGLFFTGANGYKLKELISVKELMHKLVHGE, encoded by the coding sequence ATGGAGTTAAAGCCATTAAAAATAGGAAAATATGAGATAAAGTATCCGATATTTCAAGGCGGTATGGGACTTGGTATCAGCTGGGACAAACTAGCTGGCAGCGTCAGCCTTGAAGGCGGTCTTGGAATAATCAGCTCAGTTGGCACAGGATATTATGAAAATCGTAAATTTATAAACAAAGAGCTAAATGCAAAGCCATTGGGAAGTGAAAATTTCTACTCAACAAGAGGTCTTAGAGCAATTATTGAGAATGCCCGAAAAATTTGTGGAGATTTGCCGCTTGGCGTAAATATAATGTACGCTGCAAATGACTACGCAAGAGTAGTAAAAGACGCTTGTGAAGCCGGTATAAATATCATCGTGTCAGGTGCTGGGCTACCTACTAATTTGCCAGAATTTACACAAAATTTTAAAGAAGTCGCGCTAGTTCCTATTATCTCAAGCGCAAAAGCACTAAAGATCATCTGCAAACGCTGGTTACAAAGATATGACCGTTTACCAGATGCTGTCGTACTTGAAGGGCCACTAAGCGGCGGACACCAGGGCTTTACTTACGAGCAGTGCCTTGATCCTGAGTTTTCGCTATTTAATCTAATCCCACAAGTAAAGGCCGAGATAAAAGAGTGGGGCGACTTTCCGCTCATCGCAGCCGGTGGAATTTGGGATAAAAACGACATAGAAAAGGCAATATCACTAGGCGCAGATGGCGTTCAAATGGGCACACGCTTTATCGGTACTCATGAGTGTGACGCAGATATTGGTTTTAAAGAAGTGATACTAGCAGCCGAGGAAAAGGACATAGAGCTTATAAAAAGTCCAGTTGGCTATCCGGCTCGTGGGATTAGAACAAATTTGATAAATTTGGTAGAAAAAAGGATGGGACCAAAGATCCAGTGTATAAGCAACTGCGTGAGCCCTTGTCAAAGGGGCAAAGGAGCTAAAGAGGTTGGATATTGCATCGCTGATAGGCTGTTTGACTCATTTAGTGGCAAAAAAGAGACCGGGTTATTTTTCACAGGAGCAAACGGATATAAACTAAAAGAGCTAATAAGCGTAAAAGAGCTAATGCATAAGCTGGTACATGGTGAATGA
- a CDS encoding bifunctional (p)ppGpp synthase/hydrolase, with product MKENSLFLEQLIEQILPCKNVSEAITLLFSLCERSEKLDKAIDSCVTSHAGQYRKSGEPYAIHPILVASIVANMGGDESMVITALLHDVVEDTEVTLSEVQAEFGDEVAKLVEGLTKIVAIRENKLASSSSNEKLASSALTFRKMLLISIEDVRVLVVKLCDRLHNMLTLDALKVEKQKRIAEETLMVYAPIAHRLGISSIKNILEDLSFKYAMPEEYAKIDSFLNKNKQQLSLKLNAFYEKVNQILLENGFIEGTFEIQKRIKHYYSIYLKMQRKGISIEEVLDLLAIRILVQKPLDCYLALGNLHINFNPLISRFKDYIALPKQNGYQTIHTTIFDNKSIFEAQVRTYDMHKTAEYGVAAHWKYKNGEGSLLNPKLDWLNDIGMQNNEAESNVEELYEYAKDSLYIEDIAVYSPKGEVFTLPRGATALDYAYEIHTEIGLYAKEAYINRVRMPLLTELKNGDIVRIVTGEEAKFRCSWINSVRTGKARATIRTYCKQKIKDINYKIAVDILKSVFGVSKDRILDWIEYENLGKKVFRAATESDFLQEVVNMLKKYIKKERPFMISLGDKYQVKKQKFENIVIYSNHKISNVEFDYCCNPKRGDSIVGFKNGHNVTVHHKLCERAGKLMDKGNEIIFVKWTRNAPHRYKILLNLENRKGALAEFLTYLARLDVNLATISLNEANDLSGDTFEISVEIAENIDANELREKIKDRYKIIDFVSQSDPYHN from the coding sequence TTGAAGGAAAATAGTCTTTTTTTAGAGCAGCTAATAGAACAAATTTTACCTTGTAAAAATGTGTCAGAAGCTATAACGCTGCTCTTTTCTCTTTGCGAACGAAGTGAGAAATTAGACAAAGCTATAGATAGCTGTGTCACATCTCATGCCGGTCAATATCGCAAAAGTGGCGAGCCATACGCAATCCATCCTATCTTAGTAGCATCAATAGTAGCAAATATGGGTGGAGATGAGAGTATGGTCATAACTGCACTACTTCACGATGTAGTTGAAGATACTGAAGTTACGCTTAGTGAAGTCCAGGCTGAATTTGGTGATGAAGTGGCAAAACTGGTTGAGGGGCTTACAAAGATAGTTGCTATAAGAGAAAACAAGCTTGCAAGCTCAAGTAGTAACGAAAAACTAGCAAGCTCGGCGCTAACTTTTAGAAAAATGCTTTTAATCTCCATTGAGGATGTTAGAGTTCTTGTGGTTAAGCTTTGTGACAGGCTTCATAATATGCTAACCCTTGATGCATTAAAAGTAGAAAAACAAAAACGAATTGCTGAAGAGACGCTTATGGTCTATGCTCCGATTGCTCATAGGCTTGGAATTTCATCGATTAAAAATATACTTGAGGATCTAAGTTTTAAATATGCGATGCCAGAAGAATACGCCAAGATTGATAGTTTTTTAAATAAAAATAAGCAGCAGCTTAGCCTTAAGCTAAATGCTTTTTACGAGAAAGTAAATCAAATTTTGCTTGAAAATGGCTTTATTGAGGGCACTTTTGAGATACAAAAACGTATAAAGCATTACTATTCGATTTATTTAAAAATGCAAAGAAAAGGGATTTCGATTGAAGAGGTGCTTGATTTGCTCGCCATTAGAATTCTTGTGCAAAAGCCGCTTGATTGCTATCTTGCGCTTGGAAATTTGCATATAAATTTTAATCCTCTTATTTCGAGATTTAAGGATTATATTGCGCTTCCAAAGCAAAATGGCTATCAAACGATACATACAACTATTTTTGATAATAAGAGTATTTTTGAGGCACAAGTTCGTACTTACGATATGCACAAAACCGCTGAATACGGTGTCGCAGCTCACTGGAAATACAAAAATGGCGAGGGCAGTTTACTAAATCCAAAACTTGACTGGCTAAACGACATTGGTATGCAAAACAATGAAGCTGAAAGTAACGTCGAAGAGCTTTATGAATATGCAAAAGATAGTCTTTATATAGAAGATATTGCGGTCTATTCGCCAAAAGGTGAGGTTTTTACGCTTCCACGCGGGGCTACTGCACTTGATTATGCTTATGAGATTCACACGGAAATCGGACTTTACGCAAAAGAAGCTTATATAAATCGCGTCAGAATGCCACTTTTAACAGAGCTAAAAAACGGCGATATTGTAAGGATCGTAACTGGCGAGGAGGCAAAATTTCGCTGTTCGTGGATAAATAGCGTTCGAACTGGTAAAGCAAGGGCTACTATAAGAACATACTGCAAGCAAAAGATAAAAGATATAAATTATAAAATTGCAGTTGATATTTTAAAGTCGGTTTTTGGCGTTTCAAAAGATAGAATTTTAGACTGGATAGAGTATGAAAATTTAGGCAAAAAAGTTTTTCGTGCTGCAACTGAAAGCGATTTTTTGCAAGAGGTCGTAAATATGCTTAAAAAGTATATAAAAAAAGAGCGTCCTTTTATGATCTCTTTGGGAGACAAATATCAGGTTAAAAAGCAAAAATTTGAAAATATCGTAATCTATTCAAATCACAAAATTTCAAATGTCGAGTTTGACTATTGTTGTAACCCAAAAAGAGGCGATAGTATAGTTGGCTTTAAAAATGGGCACAATGTGACAGTGCACCACAAACTTTGTGAGCGTGCTGGAAAGCTTATGGATAAGGGCAATGAGATCATCTTTGTCAAATGGACTAGAAATGCCCCACATAGATATAAAATTTTATTAAATCTTGAGAACCGAAAAGGTGCGTTGGCTGAATTTTTAACATATCTTGCTAGACTAGATGTAAATTTGGCTACAATCTCGCTAAACGAAGCAAATGACCTTAGCGGTGACACATTTGAGATAAGTGTTGAGATAGCCGAAAACATCGATGCAAACGAGCTAAGAGAGAAGATCAAAGATAGATATAAGATTATAGATTTTGTTTCGCAAAGCGATCCATACCATAACTAG
- a CDS encoding peptidase M23, which translates to MRKGIFTFLLAFSLAFASNTKEKIKDSKNSLRSSQAMSEQLSKKLDDLAGDIVNGEKKLRGISGDITNLKGQISVLETNASKALLELDDLTKQNKELERTQKELEQNMIRIIAEDLSFDLMMSASDGKQSEESIISSQILTKLNAIAKEDFKRLSQNYEDTIEKIKNKSSKINEINSSIKNYRRKQNDLQSLESTQKNTISGLKRDKEIYSKKLAKLQAQQDELRKTLEQLAIMQKQEDEAARAAREKQERAASKGDKKGSKSQPMGGGYQTSSVKRYSGARTIAPLDSYSVKQKFGNYVDPIYNIKIFNESVVLRSSTPDAKVKSVLNGKVVFAKATPMLENVVIIENENGIHTIYAHLSQIAPTAKVGSLVQKGYVIGRVRNDLTFEVTQRNYHIDPLEMISK; encoded by the coding sequence ATGAGAAAAGGAATTTTTACATTTTTGCTAGCTTTTAGTCTAGCTTTTGCGTCAAATACCAAAGAGAAGATCAAAGACTCCAAAAACTCGCTAAGATCAAGTCAAGCGATGAGTGAGCAGCTTAGTAAAAAGCTAGATGATTTGGCTGGTGATATTGTAAATGGCGAGAAAAAACTTCGCGGTATAAGTGGCGATATCACAAATTTAAAAGGTCAAATTTCTGTACTTGAGACAAATGCCTCAAAAGCACTTCTTGAGCTTGATGACCTAACAAAACAAAACAAAGAGCTAGAGCGCACCCAAAAAGAGCTAGAGCAAAATATGATAAGGATCATCGCAGAAGATCTCTCATTTGATCTTATGATGTCAGCAAGCGATGGCAAACAAAGCGAAGAGAGCATCATCTCATCGCAAATTTTAACCAAACTAAACGCCATAGCAAAAGAGGACTTTAAAAGGCTTAGCCAGAACTACGAAGATACGATAGAAAAGATAAAAAACAAATCAAGCAAAATAAATGAGATAAACTCAAGCATAAAAAACTATAGACGCAAGCAAAATGATCTACAAAGTCTAGAGAGCACGCAGAAAAATACAATAAGCGGACTAAAGCGTGATAAAGAAATTTACAGCAAAAAGTTAGCCAAGCTTCAAGCCCAACAAGATGAGCTAAGAAAGACACTAGAACAGCTTGCTATCATGCAAAAGCAAGAGGATGAAGCCGCACGTGCAGCCAGAGAAAAGCAAGAAAGAGCGGCTAGCAAAGGTGACAAAAAAGGGTCAAAGAGCCAGCCAATGGGTGGGGGCTATCAAACAAGCTCAGTTAAGAGATACTCGGGCGCAAGGACGATCGCTCCACTTGATAGCTACTCTGTAAAGCAAAAATTTGGCAATTACGTAGATCCGATATATAACATCAAAATTTTTAACGAGTCAGTCGTGCTTCGCTCAAGCACCCCAGATGCGAAGGTAAAAAGCGTGCTAAATGGCAAGGTGGTCTTTGCTAAAGCGACCCCTATGCTTGAAAATGTCGTCATTATAGAAAATGAAAACGGCATACACACGATCTACGCCCACCTAAGCCAGATCGCGCCAACTGCAAAGGTCGGCTCGCTCGTGCAAAAAGGCTACGTCATAGGCCGAGTTAGAAACGATCTCACCTTTGAAGTAACGCAAAGAAACTACCATATCGACCCGCTTGAAATGATCTCAAAATAG
- a CDS encoding diaminopimelate decarboxylase: protein MTEVGFEWNPVTDESVVGYYLYRSNPNDANSKMQLVANIKDRFATHYVDRDLAPETTYSYQMRTYSSNAISQPGTIATATTKPLLDSVPFSQAITGLPGRVKVIWRPHPDSTVASYIIQRSDAEANKFSQIAEVNGRLNAEYIDTEVKPGKSYEYRILVKTSSGVVSKPSQNISATTKELP from the coding sequence ATGACAGAAGTTGGCTTCGAGTGGAATCCAGTGACCGATGAGAGCGTCGTTGGCTACTATCTTTACCGCTCAAATCCAAATGATGCAAACTCAAAAATGCAACTAGTTGCAAACATAAAAGACCGCTTTGCAACGCACTATGTGGATCGTGATCTAGCTCCAGAGACAACTTACTCATACCAAATGAGAACCTACTCAAGTAATGCCATCTCTCAACCAGGCACGATCGCAACAGCAACCACAAAGCCACTGCTTGACTCAGTACCGTTTTCGCAAGCTATTACAGGGCTTCCAGGACGCGTGAAAGTGATTTGGAGACCACATCCTGATAGCACCGTGGCAAGCTATATCATTCAAAGAAGTGATGCAGAAGCTAATAAATTTAGCCAAATCGCAGAGGTAAATGGCAGACTAAACGCCGAGTATATCGATACTGAGGTAAAACCTGGTAAGTCTTATGAGTATAGAATTTTAGTTAAAACTTCTTCAGGCGTTGTTTCAAAACCAAGTCAAAACATAAGTGCAACGACAAAGGAGTTACCCTAA
- a CDS encoding pseudouridine synthase — translation MVKFNVLNSSRLDVAVAQELQISRNQALNLIKGSLINVNLKPVSKPSFLLSENDEICVNFAPKKEVQNEYEVNFDIPIIYEDDDLIVLNKPPQIVVHQAPSVKEATLVEWLNKKGFMLSNLNGDVRAGIVHRLDKGTSGAIVIAKNNFTHAKLSEQLSDKSMGRIYLALTDLPLKEDVIIEKPIGRNPNNRLKKAIVADAKFAKSAFVNLLSENGINLIAAKLFTGRTHQIRVHLSSINRHILGDDLYGFKSQGDKISRVMLHAYMLYFIHPRTGKRVEFIAKTYDDFNQIIYKKIPKEIFDEKICPTHIDTIFSSFLGGMRL, via the coding sequence TTGGTTAAATTTAATGTTTTAAACAGCTCAAGACTCGATGTTGCAGTGGCACAAGAGCTTCAAATTTCACGTAATCAAGCTTTAAATTTGATAAAAGGTTCTCTTATAAACGTAAATTTAAAACCAGTTTCAAAACCAAGCTTTTTGTTAAGTGAAAACGATGAAATTTGCGTAAATTTCGCCCCAAAAAAAGAGGTGCAAAACGAGTATGAAGTAAATTTTGATATCCCAATTATCTACGAAGACGATGATCTAATAGTGCTAAACAAGCCACCTCAAATCGTCGTTCATCAAGCTCCAAGTGTAAAAGAGGCGACACTTGTTGAGTGGCTAAATAAAAAGGGATTTATGCTCTCAAATTTAAATGGCGACGTAAGAGCTGGCATCGTCCACCGCCTAGATAAGGGTACAAGTGGCGCTATCGTCATTGCTAAAAATAACTTCACCCACGCAAAACTAAGCGAGCAGCTAAGCGATAAGAGTATGGGGCGAATTTATCTAGCTCTCACCGATCTGCCGTTAAAAGAGGATGTCATCATCGAAAAGCCAATCGGCAGAAACCCAAACAACCGCCTAAAAAAAGCGATCGTTGCGGACGCTAAATTTGCAAAAAGTGCCTTTGTAAATTTGCTAAGTGAAAATGGCATAAATTTAATAGCAGCAAAACTTTTTACAGGTAGGACTCATCAGATAAGAGTGCACCTATCTAGCATAAACCGCCATATTTTAGGCGATGATTTATACGGATTTAAGAGCCAAGGCGATAAAATAAGCAGAGTTATGCTTCACGCTTATATGCTTTATTTTATCCATCCACGAACTGGCAAAAGGGTGGAATTTATCGCAAAAACGTATGATGACTTTAACCAAATAATTTACAAAAAAATTCCTAAGGAGATTTTTGATGAAAAAATTTGCCCTACGCATATTGACACCATTTTTAGCAGCTTTCTTGGCGGGATGCGGCTCTAG
- a CDS encoding cell division protein FtsX — protein MRSLKNHLGFILPLIALLFSVQFSLTADKVVRDYERLMGNDYNIVIVSSKELSDAMLKPVVSNLASIEPLSPQKIIDRLSNDISAKNLSILQNALPKFYSLKLSEFPTPQYMDELKQKLLKFDGITKVETFSKTHDKVFKILNLAKSISYAFMAILCVIGLMLMLKQAKIWLFEHRERIEIMTLFGAPFWLKSAMLYKSAIVDSLVATVAVGAFFFFLPGIEIFRENAASIDVVLPSLDPSRDIFILFGVAVVLSIFAVSLVMSKARKSAI, from the coding sequence ATGAGATCGCTTAAAAATCATCTTGGATTCATCTTGCCGCTGATCGCGCTTTTGTTTTCCGTGCAGTTTAGCCTAACTGCTGATAAGGTTGTAAGAGATTATGAAAGACTCATGGGAAACGACTACAACATCGTCATAGTTTCAAGTAAAGAGCTAAGTGATGCTATGCTAAAGCCAGTTGTTAGCAACTTGGCTAGCATTGAACCGCTGAGTCCGCAAAAAATCATCGACCGCCTCTCAAATGACATCTCTGCTAAAAATTTGTCCATACTGCAAAATGCACTACCTAAATTTTACTCACTAAAACTTAGCGAATTTCCGACACCGCAGTACATGGATGAGCTAAAGCAAAAACTTTTAAAATTTGATGGCATCACAAAGGTTGAGACATTTTCAAAGACTCACGATAAGGTCTTTAAAATACTAAATTTAGCCAAAAGTATATCGTATGCTTTTATGGCGATACTTTGCGTAATAGGGCTTATGCTTATGCTAAAGCAGGCTAAAATTTGGTTATTTGAGCACAGGGAGCGCATAGAGATCATGACGCTTTTTGGAGCACCTTTTTGGCTAAAATCAGCCATGCTTTACAAATCAGCCATAGTTGATAGCCTAGTTGCTACCGTTGCAGTCGGTGCATTTTTCTTTTTCTTGCCTGGTATTGAAATTTTTAGAGAAAATGCCGCAAGCATTGATGTGGTATTGCCTAGTCTTGATCCTTCAAGAGATATATTTATCCTTTTTGGCGTGGCTGTGGTTTTAAGCATTTTTGCTGTTAGTTTAGTGATGAGTAAGGCTAGAAAAAGCGCGATATGA